In a genomic window of Streptomyces pristinaespiralis:
- a CDS encoding DUF881 domain-containing protein codes for MSQQPPVRSTGSPPARPDASMSLLTNVMEHSLDDGYAQAAARRAEGGGMPRTLRAKLGLAAGLVLAAAVVTLGAAEAQISAPVLAKEREELIDRVEAQTKKADAVERDVEALRSDVEERQRKALNTQGEEQGATVPLLAGATEVQGPGVKLVVDDAKGTDQGGDGPRESSGFSDTGRVRDRDMQRVVNGLWESGAEAIAINGQRLTALSAIRAAGDAILVDNRPLVPPYTVLAVGDGSRLRTAFQGSADGQYLQVLKEDFGIRTSISDEESVRLPAATSLIVRTAEPTTADAPQGSGQGAAESEKGTS; via the coding sequence ATGTCGCAGCAGCCCCCCGTTCGGAGCACAGGTTCTCCGCCCGCGCGCCCTGATGCGTCGATGTCGCTGCTGACGAACGTCATGGAGCACAGCCTCGACGACGGGTACGCACAGGCGGCTGCCCGGCGGGCCGAGGGCGGCGGCATGCCCCGTACGCTGCGCGCCAAGCTGGGACTGGCCGCCGGGCTCGTGCTCGCGGCCGCGGTCGTCACGCTCGGAGCCGCCGAGGCGCAGATCTCCGCGCCGGTGCTGGCGAAGGAGCGCGAGGAGCTGATCGACCGCGTCGAGGCGCAGACGAAGAAGGCCGACGCCGTGGAGCGGGACGTCGAGGCCCTGCGGTCCGACGTCGAGGAGCGGCAGCGCAAGGCCCTCAACACGCAGGGCGAGGAGCAGGGCGCGACGGTACCGCTGCTGGCGGGTGCCACCGAGGTGCAGGGCCCCGGCGTCAAACTCGTCGTGGACGACGCCAAGGGGACCGACCAGGGCGGCGACGGGCCGCGCGAGAGCAGCGGCTTCTCCGACACCGGCCGGGTACGGGACCGGGACATGCAGCGGGTCGTCAACGGCCTCTGGGAGTCCGGCGCCGAGGCGATCGCGATCAACGGGCAGCGGCTGACCGCCCTGTCGGCGATCCGCGCGGCGGGCGACGCCATACTGGTCGACAACAGGCCGCTGGTGCCGCCGTACACGGTGCTCGCGGTGGGGGACGGCAGCAGGCTGCGTACCGCCTTCCAAGGCAGCGCCGACGGGCAGTATCTCCAGGTCCTGAAAGAGGACTTCGGTATCCGCACCAGCATCTCCGACGAGGAGTCGGTGCGTCTGCCCGCGGCCACGAGCTTGATCGTACGAACAGCTGAGCCGACGACCGCCGATGCCCCGCAGGGCAGTGGGCAGGGAGCGGCCGAATCAGAGAAGGGCACATCGTGA
- a CDS encoding small basic family protein, with protein MIAVLGLVVGVVVGLLVRPEVPAVVEPYLPIAVVAALDAVFGGLRAMLDGIFVDKVFVVSFLSNVVVAALIVFLGDKLGVGAQLSTGVVVVLGIRIFSNAAAIRRHVFRA; from the coding sequence GTGATCGCGGTACTGGGCCTCGTCGTGGGAGTCGTGGTCGGGCTTTTGGTCCGGCCCGAAGTGCCGGCGGTGGTCGAGCCCTATCTGCCGATCGCGGTCGTCGCCGCACTCGACGCGGTGTTCGGCGGTCTGCGGGCCATGCTGGACGGGATCTTCGTCGACAAGGTCTTCGTCGTGTCCTTCCTCTCGAACGTCGTGGTGGCCGCGCTGATCGTGTTCCTCGGCGACAAACTGGGCGTCGGCGCGCAGTTGTCCACGGGTGTGGTCGTCGTGCTGGGCATCCGGATCTTCTCCAACGCCGCGGCCATCCGCCGGCACGTCTTCCGGGCGTGA
- a CDS encoding DUF881 domain-containing protein, with product MSSEETPRNEAPQPRTPRAQPLPQAQPPAPPVAQEPGPSRAEGPTGRQRLGAAVWPPRVTRAQLIVAVLLFVLGLGLAIQVRSNSDESALRGARQEDLVRILDELDNRTQRLEDEKQRLEDQRTELENSSDQAEEARKQTQQKEQQLGILAGTVAAEGPGITLTIQDPAGTVESDMLLDTIQELRAAGAEAVQVNGTRVVTDTFFSGSAGNIEVDGKRISAPYTFKVIGKPQDLEPALNIPGGVVQTLEKEQATATVERSEKIIVDALRPAERPDYARSSPQ from the coding sequence ATGAGCAGCGAAGAGACTCCCAGGAACGAGGCGCCGCAGCCGCGGACCCCGCGTGCCCAGCCGCTGCCGCAGGCGCAGCCGCCCGCGCCGCCCGTTGCGCAGGAACCCGGTCCGTCGCGGGCCGAGGGCCCGACCGGGCGGCAGCGGCTCGGTGCGGCGGTGTGGCCGCCGCGGGTGACGCGCGCCCAACTGATCGTCGCGGTGCTGCTGTTCGTCCTCGGTCTCGGCCTGGCCATCCAGGTCCGTTCGAACAGCGACGAGAGCGCGCTGCGCGGTGCCCGGCAGGAGGACCTGGTCCGCATTCTCGACGAGCTGGACAACCGCACGCAGCGGCTCGAGGACGAGAAGCAGCGCCTCGAGGACCAGCGCACCGAGCTCGAGAACAGCTCGGACCAGGCGGAAGAGGCCCGGAAGCAGACGCAGCAGAAGGAGCAGCAGCTCGGCATCCTGGCCGGTACGGTCGCGGCTGAGGGGCCGGGCATCACGCTCACGATCCAGGACCCCGCCGGCACCGTGGAGTCGGACATGCTCCTCGACACGATCCAGGAGCTGCGCGCCGCTGGGGCGGAGGCGGTCCAGGTGAACGGCACCCGGGTCGTGACGGACACCTTCTTCTCGGGGTCCGCCGGGAACATAGAGGTCGACGGCAAGCGGATCAGCGCTCCGTACACCTTCAAGGTCATCGGCAAGCCGCAGGATCTGGAGCCGGCGCTGAACATCCCCGGGGGTGTCGTGCAGACCCTGGAGAAGGAGCAGGCCACGGCCACTGTGGAGCGATCAGAGAAGATCATTGTCGACGCCTTGCGACCGGCGGAGCGGCCTGACTACGCTCGGTCGTCACCGCAGTGA
- a CDS encoding FHA domain-containing protein: MPHGRVYFGQGETPVKLFAKLFGKSSREDGNARHRAPRHGQSEEQGGERPLFRDEVAGGDNSGGQGASSVDPAGARGIGFGDPSTSSAGGGFASDPYATNPHAGQPRQEDPSMAGLPVCSRCGHRNTEAGRFCSNCGAPLRGGAPAERASETTSTISISGIEAYDSEVTGQTAVPSLSPEAQAAVEALPLGSALLVVRRGPNSGSRFLLDGELTTAGRHPQSDIFLDDVTVSRRHVEFRRGPDGGFTVSDVGSLNGTYVNRERIDSVVLANGDEVQIGKYRLVFYASQRGV; encoded by the coding sequence CTGCCCCACGGGCGGGTCTATTTCGGTCAAGGGGAAACGCCCGTGAAGTTGTTTGCGAAGTTGTTCGGCAAGAGCTCACGCGAGGACGGCAACGCCCGCCATCGCGCGCCGCGTCATGGCCAGAGCGAGGAGCAGGGCGGCGAGCGCCCGCTGTTCCGGGACGAGGTGGCCGGTGGTGACAATTCGGGCGGACAGGGCGCGTCGTCTGTTGACCCTGCCGGTGCCCGCGGCATAGGTTTCGGGGATCCATCAACCTCAAGTGCGGGTGGAGGGTTTGCCTCCGACCCGTATGCGACCAATCCCCACGCGGGACAGCCGCGGCAGGAGGATCCGTCCATGGCGGGTTTGCCGGTTTGTTCGAGGTGCGGCCACCGGAACACCGAGGCCGGTCGGTTCTGCTCCAACTGCGGTGCGCCGCTGAGGGGTGGCGCGCCGGCCGAGCGTGCGTCGGAGACGACGTCGACGATCTCGATCTCCGGCATCGAGGCCTACGACTCGGAGGTGACCGGCCAGACCGCCGTTCCCTCGCTGTCGCCGGAGGCCCAGGCCGCCGTCGAGGCGCTCCCGCTCGGCTCCGCGCTCCTGGTCGTGCGCCGCGGGCCCAACTCGGGCAGCCGCTTCCTGCTGGACGGTGAGCTGACCACGGCGGGACGTCATCCGCAGAGCGACATCTTCCTCGACGACGTCACGGTGTCGAGGCGGCACGTGGAATTCAGGCGCGGCCCGGACGGCGGTTTCACCGTCTCCGACGTCGGCAGCCTCAACGGCACGTACGTGAACCGTGAGCGGATCGACTCCGTGGTCCTGGCCAACGGCGACGAGGTTCAGATCGGCAAGTACCGGCTGGTCTTCTACGCGAGCCAGCGGGGCGTGTAA
- the ftsR gene encoding transcriptional regulator FtsR: MLRTPTGGAGHGTAAAGDRPMSIGAVLGHLRDEFPEVTISKIRFLESEGLVEPSRTPSGYRKFTARDVERLALVLRMQRDHYLPLKVIREQLDALERGERVQLPAQGPQRELFDGSWDPDAERPSSGRIGRAALLAAAEVSEEELAEWESYGLLTPDGDGAYEPEAVTVARMVAELGRFGLEPRHLRAMKASADRDAGLVEQVVAPLRRHRNPQTRAHAEATTKELVTLSVRLHAALVQTALGVRLH; this comes from the coding sequence ATGCTGCGAACACCGACGGGCGGTGCCGGTCACGGCACCGCCGCCGCGGGTGACCGCCCGATGAGCATCGGCGCGGTCCTCGGGCACCTGCGCGACGAATTCCCGGAAGTCACGATCTCCAAGATCCGTTTCCTGGAGTCCGAGGGCCTGGTCGAGCCGAGCCGTACGCCCTCCGGGTACCGCAAATTCACGGCCCGGGACGTCGAGCGGCTCGCGCTCGTCCTGCGGATGCAGCGTGACCACTACCTGCCCCTGAAGGTGATCCGCGAGCAGTTGGACGCCCTCGAGCGGGGCGAGCGGGTGCAGCTGCCCGCCCAGGGTCCGCAGCGGGAGCTCTTCGACGGTTCCTGGGACCCGGATGCCGAGCGTCCGTCCTCGGGCCGCATCGGCCGTGCGGCCTTGCTGGCCGCCGCCGAGGTCTCCGAGGAGGAGCTCGCGGAGTGGGAGTCGTACGGCCTGCTCACCCCGGACGGGGACGGCGCCTACGAGCCGGAGGCCGTCACGGTCGCACGGATGGTCGCAGAGCTGGGCAGATTCGGTCTCGAGCCCCGGCACCTGCGCGCCATGAAAGCGTCCGCCGACCGCGATGCCGGCCTGGTCGAACAGGTCGTCGCTCCGCTGCGCCGGCACCGGAATCCGCAGACCAGAGCCCATGCGGAGGCGACCACGAAAGAGCTCGTGACCCTGTCCGTGAGACTCCACGCGGCACTGGTGCAGACCGCCCTCGGAGTGCGGCTCCACTGA
- a CDS encoding bifunctional nuclease family protein — MNELDVVGVRVEMPSNQPIVLLREVGGDRYLPIWIGPGEATAIAFAQQGMAPARPLTHDLFKDVLEAVGQELTQVRITDLREGVFYAELVFASGVEVSARPSDAIALALRTGTPIYGSDGVLDDAGIAIPDEQEDEVEKFREFLDQISPEDFGSSNQ, encoded by the coding sequence GTGAACGAGCTCGACGTTGTGGGTGTCCGGGTCGAAATGCCCTCGAACCAACCGATCGTGCTCCTGCGTGAAGTGGGAGGCGATCGGTACCTCCCCATCTGGATCGGTCCCGGGGAGGCGACCGCCATTGCCTTCGCCCAGCAGGGCATGGCACCGGCCAGGCCGCTGACCCACGACCTCTTCAAGGACGTGCTGGAGGCGGTGGGCCAGGAGCTCACCCAGGTCCGCATCACCGACCTGCGCGAAGGCGTCTTCTACGCGGAGCTGGTCTTCGCCAGCGGGGTCGAGGTGAGCGCCAGGCCGTCCGACGCGATAGCGCTCGCCCTGCGCACCGGCACGCCGATCTACGGCAGTGACGGGGTGCTGGACGACGCGGGCATCGCCATCCCGGACGAGCAGGAGGACGAGGTGGAGAAGTTCCGCGAGTTCCTCGACCAGATCTCTCCCGAGGACTTCGGGTCCAGCAACCAGTGA
- a CDS encoding MerR family transcriptional regulator codes for MESGPYPLHDSAAAPSTDTIGYRGPTACAAAGITYRQLDYWARTSLVEPSVRPAYGSGTQRLYSFRDVVVLKIVKRFLDTGVALQNIRAAVQHLRARGFRDLERMTLMSDGATVYECSSPDEVVGLLQGGQGVFGIAVGVVWRDVETALSQLHGERIDTGETLVGHNPADELARRRRDRAV; via the coding sequence GTGGAAAGCGGGCCGTATCCGCTGCACGACAGCGCAGCCGCGCCCTCCACCGACACCATCGGCTACCGCGGGCCAACGGCCTGCGCGGCAGCCGGGATCACCTACCGGCAGCTCGACTACTGGGCGCGCACGAGTCTCGTGGAGCCGAGCGTCAGGCCCGCCTACGGCTCCGGCACGCAGCGGCTCTACAGCTTCCGCGACGTGGTCGTCCTCAAGATCGTCAAGCGCTTCCTGGACACCGGAGTGGCGCTGCAGAACATCCGGGCAGCCGTCCAGCACCTGCGGGCCCGGGGGTTCCGCGACCTCGAGCGCATGACGCTGATGAGCGACGGCGCGACGGTCTACGAATGTTCGTCGCCCGACGAGGTGGTCGGCCTGCTCCAGGGCGGCCAGGGCGTCTTCGGGATCGCCGTGGGCGTGGTGTGGCGGGACGTCGAGACGGCCCTTTCGCAGCTGCACGGCGAGCGGATCGACACGGGCGAGACCCTGGTGGGCCACAACCCCGCGGACGAGCTGGCCAGGCGCAGACGCGACCGGGCCGTCTGA
- a CDS encoding DNA polymerase IV — MRTAPTILHLDMDAFFAAAEQAAKPSLRGKPVIVGGLGPRGVVATASYEARRFGVHSAMPMAQARRLAPNAAFLVPRFSLYRSVSEQVMELLGRLSPLVEPLSLDEAFVDLEAGGAAHDAPSARATGERLRADIRTVTGLTGSVGLAGSKMIAKIASEQAKPDGLVLIDPGTERDLLGPMPVRTLPGVGPATGEHLRRAGMTTVADLAEAGEDELVRLLGRAHGASLFRMALGHDDRPVVAERDAKSVSVEDTFDVDLHDRVRVRLEVDRLAERCVQRLRGSGHSGRTIVLKVRRYDFSTLTRSETLRGPTDDPTVVREAAGRLLESVDTTGGVRLLGVGVTGLADYTQEDLFAQAAAEAEAEAAGTAPEEGAPIVPEGAGSETGEPHRAEAGLSEPAERRWAAGQDVHHATYGPGWVQGSGVGRVTVRFEEPWSLPGRVRTFRVDDEDLQAADPLPLVRPAARPEAPPEVAGSGQAGPAETPGDEAGRTRTASPPPAAGSAASSETAPRASAAPTETAPRASAAPTDTVPPASAAGGGEPPDPSVTARQPVPDRRPG, encoded by the coding sequence GTGAGAACCGCGCCGACGATCCTGCATCTCGACATGGATGCCTTCTTCGCCGCCGCCGAACAGGCGGCGAAGCCGTCGCTGCGCGGAAAGCCGGTGATCGTCGGTGGGCTCGGTCCGCGCGGTGTGGTGGCCACGGCCTCCTACGAGGCCCGACGCTTCGGCGTGCATTCGGCGATGCCGATGGCGCAGGCCAGACGCCTCGCACCGAACGCGGCCTTTCTCGTACCACGTTTCTCGCTCTACCGCTCCGTGAGCGAGCAGGTCATGGAGCTTCTGGGGCGTCTGTCGCCCCTGGTGGAACCGCTGAGCCTCGACGAGGCCTTCGTCGACCTGGAGGCCGGGGGCGCGGCGCATGACGCGCCCTCCGCCCGTGCGACGGGGGAGCGGCTGCGCGCCGACATCCGCACCGTCACGGGACTGACGGGGTCGGTCGGGCTGGCCGGCTCCAAGATGATCGCCAAGATCGCGTCCGAGCAGGCCAAGCCCGACGGTCTGGTGCTGATCGACCCCGGCACCGAGCGGGACCTCCTCGGGCCGATGCCCGTCCGGACCCTGCCCGGTGTGGGGCCCGCGACGGGGGAACACCTGCGGCGGGCCGGTATGACGACGGTCGCGGACCTCGCCGAGGCGGGCGAGGACGAGCTCGTACGGCTGCTCGGCAGGGCGCACGGGGCATCGCTGTTCCGGATGGCGCTGGGGCACGACGACCGGCCCGTGGTGGCCGAGCGGGACGCGAAGTCGGTGTCCGTCGAGGACACCTTCGACGTGGACCTGCACGACCGGGTGCGGGTCCGGCTCGAGGTGGACCGGCTCGCCGAGCGGTGCGTGCAGCGGCTCCGCGGAAGCGGCCACTCCGGCCGGACCATCGTGCTGAAGGTGCGCCGGTACGACTTCTCGACGCTGACGCGGTCGGAGACGCTGCGCGGGCCCACGGACGACCCCACGGTGGTGCGTGAGGCAGCCGGCAGGCTGCTGGAGTCCGTGGACACCACCGGGGGCGTACGGCTGCTGGGTGTGGGCGTGACGGGGCTCGCCGACTACACCCAGGAGGACCTGTTCGCGCAGGCCGCGGCGGAGGCGGAGGCCGAGGCGGCCGGGACGGCGCCCGAAGAGGGCGCGCCCATCGTGCCGGAGGGCGCCGGGTCCGAGACCGGCGAGCCGCACCGTGCCGAGGCCGGCCTGTCCGAGCCGGCGGAGCGGCGCTGGGCGGCCGGGCAGGACGTGCACCACGCGACGTACGGGCCGGGCTGGGTCCAGGGCAGTGGCGTCGGCAGGGTCACCGTGCGGTTCGAGGAGCCGTGGTCGCTGCCCGGCAGGGTGCGGACGTTCCGGGTGGACGACGAGGACCTTCAGGCGGCGGACCCGCTGCCGCTGGTGCGGCCCGCCGCGCGGCCGGAGGCGCCGCCGGAAGTGGCCGGGAGCGGGCAGGCCGGCCCGGCTGAGACACCGGGTGACGAGGCGGGGAGAACGCGGACCGCCTCCCCGCCGCCCGCCGCCGGCTCGGCGGCCTCCTCGGAGACGGCGCCACGGGCCTCGGCGGCCCCCACGGAGACGGCGCCACGGGCCTCGGCGGCCCCCACGGATACGGTGCCACCCGCCTCGGCGGCAGGCGGCGGCGAGCCGCCGGACCCATCGGTCACTGCTCGTCAGCCCGTCCCGGACCGGCGTCCGGGCTGA